The DNA sequence TACTGCCCATGAACTAGATTTATTCCCTTTCTTCATCCtcactctccttttctccctcagtGTTTCCCCCTGTATTCACAAACTGCCAGCCCCACAGAGACAGAGCTGTGCAGTCAGACACAAAGACGCCCCACTGACATCACATgctatctctccccatctcctccccttctgGAGTGTTTCCTCCCTGGCATCCTGcaggtttttttgtgtgtgtgatttaaaataaaaaataattaatcACATGACTTCACCACCTCCCTCCCTGTACCGATAAGAGCTGTTCGACAACAGGCACAGAGTACAGACAGACAAGTCAACGTACTGTAATACTATGACTAAAATGGCTGTCACTTCTCGACAACCTTTTTGACCACTGATCTGACAGGGGTGATCAGTTCCACATACCCCAATATTCACAGTGATCTGTACGCATGCATTATATACTCTGCCATATGGAAGAacgaagaggactggccaccccacatagcctggttcctctctaggtttcttcctaggctctggcctttctagggagtttttcctagccaccgtgcttctacaccgcttactgtttggggttttaggctgggtttctgtacagcactttgagatatcagctgatctaagggctatataaatacatttgatggcGCAAGccagcatgtgtgtgagtgtgtgcgttaCCCACTCTGGCGTGTGGCTTTGGCGCGGGGCAGTGTGTTAGATAGCGTGCTACTTCCAGTAACTGTGTCGTCCATGGCGTCTCTTCTCATGCGCGGGTCAGAGGAACGCAGGCCCAGCTCCTCCCCATCGTTGATCAGAGTCAGGTCCTGCATGCTGAAACTACGCAGCTTCTCCGACAGCACACCCTGGCCCTGCACAGCACACACATAGCTCAAACACTGCAGACGCCCTACAGCATTCCAGTGCTAAGGCACATGAAGTGAGCATACAgtaagagcacacacacacctcaaaacgCCTTGGGGTGACAAACACACAGGATGGCATATGCACATTGTAAGTTTCGTCCTCTCTCGCACACCATGTGCACACAGACACGCCCCCCGGTCGGGGCCCGGCACCTTGCTTACCTTGCTAGCTGCGGTGACGGCGGCTGTAGCAGCCAAGTTCAGCCCCCTCTTTCCAAACCTCATCATAGTCTCATAACTACGGTCTTTGGCCTGGGTGATGTACTCGTCTATTTCCTACaggaaaaatgtaaaaaataattttaaaaaagaacaggagagaaacagaaatagAAAGCAAAAGCGGGTGACAGTCACGCAAAACAAAGAGACAAAGAAAGATGAGTCAGAGCATCTAACCAGTAGAGAAttgacaggcagacagagctgGATCTTATTGTGACCTCTAACCCTCTCATTGTCGGACAGGGTTAGAGTGCATGGTTAATTAAGAGTTACACATTACCTTCTCCTTGTTGGACAAGGTGGGGTGGACGAACTTGCGGTAGAGCACGCTGGAGCCCTTAGTGTACGGAGACAGGAGCCAGATCACAAAGGCTATCTTCAACTCAAAGTAGAAAGGAAACCTGCATGGACCACCACACCAGATACTTAACAGGCAGGAAAGGAGAATGAGCTAGGCCTCGTTCAGAGACCAAAGGGTGTACCAAGCATTTGCTCTGATATCTTGGTACTTTTCAGAAGGCAATAGCCTACCTACACCATGACAAATGTAAACAATCCGAAGTTGATTTAAATATAGCAATCCTGGTGAGCACATCTTTTCAACTATGAATTTGTATTGTCAAAGTATTTTGATCCACGGGACTAGTGTTGTATAGTGGCTGTAAGGGCAGTGGTCAGAGATGACCCACCAGGACTCACCAGGACATGAACAAGTCAGTGAGGGTCTCCACTGTGGTGAATAACGCAAACACTATCCAGTACATCATCCATTTCACCTGGACACACAAACGACGGAGAGAGCGTCACAAATATAGCACATGAAAGCATAGCCTACAGTAAGCTGCCGTAAGAATGTGACAAGACACACGTAGAGCATTCACTGTCTcccgcacacacacaagcatgcacgttACAGCCCTTATAGACCGAATCAGTATGCATGGTCTATCACTGCCAAAGGATGGGCATGGAAATAAATCCAGTCAGTGGGAGAGTGTACCATCAATTATTGCAATATAAATAGCAAGATGGTATGGATGAATCCTAAAAGACACACTGACAGAGTGCAAACAAGTTAATACAGTGCCCTTcagaacgtattcagaccccttcccctatcccacattttgatacattacagccttattctaaatacGGATTATATTAATgttttttcctcaatctacacacaatactccataatgacaaagtgaaaacaggtttagaaatggtTTGCAAacgtataattattattatttttttttaaacacattatttacataagtattcagaccctttgctataagactcaaaattgagctcgggcgcatcctgtttccatttatcatccttaaGATATTTGTACTTGGAGTCcatttgtggtaaattcaattgattggacatgacttggaaaggcacaaacacctgtctatataaggtcccacagatgacagtgcatgtgAGAGCagaaatcaagccatgaggtcaaagtaaTTGTCCATAGAgatcagagacaggattgtgtcgaggcacagatctggggaagggtaccaaaacatttctgcagcattgaaggtccccaataattattatttttaaacaatatggggatgaggtagttgggtgtgctatttacagatgggctctgTACAGGTAGTGAtcgataagctgctctgacagctgatgcgtaaagttagagagggagacataagtctccagcttcagtgatttttgcaattcgttccagtcattggcagcagagaactggaaggatagGCGGCCAAagggaagtgttggctttgggggatgaccagtgaaatatacctgctggagcgtgtgttgccatggtgatcagtgagctgagataaggcggggctttacctagcaaagacttatgaATGTATGAAAGAGCATCTCACTGCCTGCATAGGGAaaagcaaaacaaaaaaaaacaaaaaaaatgtttttgtttttttttactctgaACCGGGGTCAAGAGGGGACAGAAGCTCTCTAACCACTCTTATCAAAGACTACCATCGATAATGTCATTACCACCATCCGGCACAGGCCACCATAACAAGTGAAATCCAGGAAGCTTGTATGTTCAGTCCAGATTGACACTACAACACAAGATCAATGCTCTGTCATAGTCCAATGTGTGATGAACGTCATGAGAGGCTTGTGGCTGTGGTGAAATGCGAGGTATCCACTGGACAATACTTTGTCCAGGTACCGAGTGAAGTACTGGAAAACATGAAGCCTGACATCAGCAAGCGCATTGGCAATTCCACTAATGGAGCCTCCAGTATGCAAGGCCAGTATAAAAAGACTTCTCTGCCCTGCTCTCTGCAAAGTCCACCAATCAAGTGCATGGGTGGTGCTATGTACAGACATTGAACCTTGTTTTGGCAGACACAGTGTGTCTTGGCAAGTGGGtcacttttttttctctcaataaCAACATAGCTGTGTTCTTCAGTGAATCCTACTAGAGGATGAACATTTTGGAGAAGGAGAGCAAGAACCCAAGACACAGACGTCTTGCTCCAATCGGAGAGACAGGCTGGTGGGCTAAAGACAGTGCCTTAAAGAAGGTCTTAGGAGCTTTTGGAAATCCAGATGAGAGTCTGTATGTTGATGTCCTTCTCACTCTTTCAACCATACAAGATCAGAAAAACACTACTGCATGGGTCAAGGCACAAGGATACATAGAGGGGGTTGCTGAAGTGTGAAACAATACTTAAAAACGCAGATATTCCAGGTCACCTCACCAGTCTCAAAATATCTTCAAAACGAATGGACATTCTGTCCGTGCATCGTATTGTGTCAACAGAGGAGCAGCTGAAAGGAATGGCAAGagattttgaaaaagtcaaggcaGCTGTAGGCACATTTGTTCAGTGGGCTAACAGGAAGTTGCAGGAACTGGATGAGGAAACAGAGCTGGAGTTAGAGACCACTCGGCCAACGAAAAGGGCTCAAAAGAAGAAAACCACGCCTGGAGAGATGGCACAAGATTAGACTTTTACTGGGGTAGAGAGTGCATACAAGAGAGGGGTCCATAATCAAATTCTGGATACAGTTATAGATAGAAATCGCCGATGGATGCTGAGTAATGGCACTTTGAATGCCGACATTGCTCTTATATATCCTAAAAGCTTTAGTCAGCTAACATTCAGTGCCAGTGGCTTTCCACAGACAGCCCTTCAAGAACAAAGCAAATACTTTATCCCTATTTGTTATATTGTTCAGTAATCTTGTTTACATTAAGTGTGGCGTGGGTTGTGGTGTATTGCTGGGGGGATTTCTGGTGGGCCGGTCTGAGACAAAAAGTCCAGGTACATATTTTGTTCTCAGTTTGTCCCTGCCTGCACCATCCctatgatgaagcatggtggtggcagcatcatgctgtgggggcgTTTTaaaacggcagggactgggaggattgagggaaagataaacagagcaaagtacagagagatccttgacgaaaatCAGCTCCagggcactcaggacctcagatggggaggttcaccttccaacagcacaacgACCCTAATGCAGGAGTgcctttgggacaagtctctgaatgtccttgagcggcacagccagagcacggacttgaatccgatctaacatctctggagagacctgaaaatagctgtgaaacaaagctccccatccaacctgagagcttgagaggatctgcagaaaagaatgggagaaactccacaaatgcagatgtgctaagcttgtagTATCATACCCAAGGAGACTTGAGGCTTTAAAATCGCAGCCAAAAGCTGCttcagagtaaagggtctgaatacttaaggataaaataaataaatcacatttacattcacaaaaatgtctaaaaaccagttgtcattatggggtattgtgtgtagatttgggggggcaattgaatcaattttagaataaggctgtaaagtaaaaatgtagaaaaagtcaaggtgtctgaatactttacgaatgcacatAAACAATTCAAAGTACTCAACCCAGCTGAGAAGTTGAGCCACATTTGGGGGGGGGAGATATAAAAACAACAAGGCTAAAAATGGCATCctcctctgtatctccctctgtcaGTCTGCATGTGCCCCCGCTCAGATATTGAGTGGGGTTTCTATAGCAACCAGAGGGAGGAGACTAAGGAGAGCGCTTGGCAGAGGAcccctcttccttctctttctcatccCTCTGCTCGCTGACAGGGATGAGGTAAGCTGGGAGGTTCCCCTTTTAAACGGATACAGTTGAACTGCTCTCGCATCCTCAGAGACAATGGAAACTTGCAGCATCCCATTGGAGAGAGTAAAATCCCAcaccccatttaaaaaaaaaaaaaatcatcactTTTTCCAATAAGAATATGAGCTGGCTACAAAAAGAGACTTTAAAATGTTTATCCTACActaatatactgtaataataattGTAAAATAAATAGGTACAGTACTCACATATTCCTTCACATTCTTCGTCTTGACAGCCTTGTATGAGGAGTAGGCCGGGTAGAGGGTCCCGAAGGCCAGGCTGAAGGATGAGGAGGAGACATGGGTCAGAGGTTAAGGTACAGTAAACAACATCACCCGGGCAACATGACCTCAAGATgccaacactgaacaaaaatgccCCCTCTGTTTCAATATTTATCTAGTCAAATGTTGCTTAACACATGACTCGAGTCTAAAACCCATGATCTCAGTGTTAACATAAATAGGTTGCGTTCAAAGAAAGTAGGCCATATTCTGAACAGGCTCTAAAAATGTGcactcataaaaataaaaaacactgtTAGCCTACTTAGGGTACCAGCTGTATTGCAATAATACATGGTGACATTTAGACATTAAAAAGAGCAGTTTGTTGGAACAAATTCTCTCTCCAGGAAACAGAAGATTGGAAAACCATGGAGAGCGTTTCTGCTACTGTACTGATAGAGGGACAAAACACAAAAAGGGCTAACGACAGGTCACCCACCGTATGTGAACCtacctgcaacacacacaaaaggaaaaataaatccagccacacacacacacacacacacaatactctgtCCCGTCGGCCCGGCAATTACTGCTGATGTGACAGGAACTGAATGCTGAGCGAGGGGAGATCTAGGAGGACCAcgccttactgtctgtctgccacacacacagccatcagAGGCTGACTGCTACCAGTGTATCTACATTATGTGCATTTCTACCACTGTAGGTTAAACTGTGATAAGGTGTACCACCCTTCGGTCAGAGTGATACTTTGTGTATTCCAAACTCTCTCTTAGGCTGTCTTGTGGAACTCTTCCTGCTATGGGATTTTCTTGTTCCATTGGTGTATGTCGTGTACACTGGGTCCATGCATCTGCCTAGGTCTGAGTGATATGCCCAGCCATACATGTTGGGCCAGGGCTGCACTGTGTTAGCTTTACATTGCAGTAAGAGGAGACGTTGGGCAGGGCAGGCCAGAGGACACCCATgtgtcacaagtttggacagcacagtagagtagagaacactataatgtacatatctactttactgtactctggTCTACTGTactggctacaatgggaaattgTAGTAGTCACAAACTACAGTTGGGTCAAAGCAACCACCTCATTGACACAACTCTGCAATAAAGAACTCTGGAGTCTGATGCCCAGTCCCATTGGCAAAAATGTATTAGAAACCAGTGGCCATCGACGGCCTTAAATTACTATTGCGGCCGCGAACGACCTTGTTTATCTATCAAAAATATCTGTGTCAATATCGCTAAATTAACTTGCTaaccacctgttgtattcgtggCTGTCATCACATTTTTATGATTGTCTCATGGAAATAGTCGCAGTGTTTAGCTGTATATCCAGCTAACTAGTTGGTTGTTTTGTCTCGTTTCTACCGATGTCATTTATATGAAAACGGCCCAAGCTGCtttctatagctagctagctagctaggctgtCAGGCAATAAAAGTTGTGTGTAGATACATTTGGGCAGCGCTCACGAAGCGTCAAACCTCAGTTATCACTTTTACTAGCTAGCCATACAGAAAACCAGCTTGCTTACTTGCCACTGAAACAAAGGCTAGAGTAATTGGTGTTTATCTGTTGGGCTTAGGTTGTGGTTTGTCATGTTTGCTAGGTGCATATATTCATAGGCTATATATTGTCTCGTTTGTCTATTATTTGACCGCTTAGTTGTCGTATTAGAGTAGAAGATGCCTGCGCAGTGGAGCGCATATGAGTAGTTGGCTATTTGTTTACATTGCAAGCTACAAGTTGCTTGTTTGTCCTGTTTCTACCGATGCAATTAATTTGGAAACTGTTCCAGCTTCGTAACTAATCAGCTAACATTGGCAAACTCTGTAGTTAGTGAGTGAGAAATGAGGAGCGTGTAACTATCACAATTCATTATGGAAACACCTTATTAggaagagagtgtgtgtatggttGAGAActagaggaaggaagagagactaTGTTCCAGACTACAATTGTATCCTATTTGTTTTGTTGCTCCTCTCTTTGTTACTCTCGGTCAGTGAAAAAAGTGATGTGGAGAGTCAAGGCTCAGCAGGAAAAGGCAGGGAGGAATAGAGAttattggagggagagaggacaccCGCGAGGGGAGCCTACGTTTCCATGGCGTGTGTCTGCCCTAAGTCTCACCATTCACCCTTGAACCACAAACCACGGGGCTAAAGTGACAGTGGTAGGGGTTTTGGAATTGTTTTTCTTTAAAAATGGTAGGAACTTATCTGTTCAAGAGCTTGTAATGGATTACAACAAGAAAATGGGTGGGGTTGACCAACTGAGGAGCTATTACAATGTTGGACGCACAGGCAGAAAATGGCAGAAGTATGTGTTTTGGGGGAGATGCTCAACATAGCCCTCAATTGCGTACATTGTGTGGGGGACCCTGCAAAGGCCTCTTCCCAGAAATATCTTCTCTGAAGGCATTGAAAAATGCAGCTTGTGCATTCACTTTGTGATATGGCTACAGTGGCAGGAAGAGGGGAGACAATAATGTGACACCATGGCGTGTGGCCCGAGTTGTAACTCGTTTGAAGGGCACAAAAGGCGTGGGGTGTGCATCCGGAGTGGACAGATTAGGGCAAAGAGTGGGAGATGTGTAGAAACATCCTTTGTCTGCTCTACGTGTTCTGTGCCACTTTGCAGGATGGGGCCGTGCTTCCAGGTGTTCCATGACATGTTGTAGGCTAAATGCAAACACTAAAGTGATGGTGTGAAATATCAAACTTGTCCTACAAATATTTTTGTATCTAATACTTGTTGCATTCACTGAATAGTTGTCAAAATAGGCTACTATTTCAACATTTTGTGTCAGGCCTGATCTGTACTAAATCTCGAGAGTAGTTACCTACACAGTTACAACTGTGACGTAGCTTCTTCCCATTTCCCGGCAACATCAAAGACAGTTCAACATGTATAAAGTCTCGGGACTTACTGTCTATATGCCAATTTTCACATCAATACATATATATTTAGTTAAAACGATCAGGTTTTAACACGCCCAGAATGGATTTGTTGTAGGAGAAATCGACATTGGGCAATGATTTCTCTTGAAACAATGAGCCGTCTTTCGGCGCGGACATCCATTACATTTCTGAGATAGTCCATTTGCAAGCTGGCGAAGGGATTTAGTGTGTCGTCAAAGtgctgcttttaaccagggcaaggtgaccggaaacatgaccgaatacaaacagtgtagctattccctccgcaaggcaatcaaacaagctaagcgtcagtatagagaaagtagagtcgcaattcaacggctcagacacaagaggcatgtggcagggtctacagtcaatcacggattacaaaaagaaaaccagcctcgtcacggaccaggatgtcttgctctcaggcagactaaataacttttttgcccgctttgaggacaatacagtgccactgacaaggCCCGacaccaaaacatgcggactctccttcactgcagccgacgtgagtaaaacatttaaacgtgttaaccctcgcaaggctgcaggcccagacggcatccccagccgcgccctcagagcatgctcagaccagctggctggtgtgtttacggacatattcaatcaattcctatcccagtctgctgttcccacatgcttcaagagggccaccattgttcctgttcccaagaaagctaaggtaactgagctaaacgactaccccatagcactcacttcagtcatcatgaagtgctttgagagactagtcaaggaccatatcacctccaccctacctgacaccctagacccactccaatttgcttaccgcccaaataggtccacagacgatgcaatctcaaccacactgcacactgccctaacccatctggacaagaggaatacctatgtgagaatgctgttcatcgactacagctcagcatttaacaccatagtaccctccaaactcgtcatcaagctcgagacccttggtctcgaccccaccctgtgcaactgggtcctggacttcctgacgggccgccctggtgagggtaggtaacaacatctccaccccgctgatccgcacaggggtgcgttctgagccctctcctgtactccctgttcacccacgactgcgtggccatgcacgcctccaactcaatcatcaagtttgcggacgacactacagtggtaggcttgattaccaacaacaacgagacggcctacagggaggaggtgagggccccggagtgtggtgtcaggaaaataacctcacactcaacgtcaacaaaactaaggagatgattgtggacttcaggaaacagcagagggagcacccccctatccacatcgatgggacagtagtggagagggtattaAGTTAAgtttctcggcgtacacatcacagacaaactgaattggtccacccacacagacagcattgtgaagaagacTCAgtagcacctcttcaacctcaggaggctgaagaaatttggcttgtcaccaaaagcactcacaaacttctacagatgcacaatcgagagcatcctgtcggactgtatcaccgcctggtacggcaactgctccgcccacaaccgtaaggctctccagagggtagtgaggtctgcacaacgcatcaccaggggcaaactacctgccctccaggacacctacaacacccaatgtcacaggaaggccataaagatcatcaaggacatcaaccacccgagccactgcctgttcaccccgctatcatccagaaggtgaggtcagtacaggtgcatcaaagcagggaccgagagactgaaaaacagcttctatctcaaggccatcagactgttaaaacagccaccactaacattgagtggctgctgccaacacactgactcaaccagccactttaataatgggaattgatgtaaaatatctcactagccactttaaacaatgctacttaatataatgtttacataccttatattgttcatctcatatgtatatactgtactcgataccatctactgcatcttgcctatgccgttctgtaccgtCACTCATTCATAtttctttatgtacatattctttatccctttacacttgtgtgtataaggtagtagttttggaattgttaggttagatttctcgttggttattactgcattgtcggaactagaagaacaagcatttcgctacactcgcattaacatctgctaaccatgtgtatgtgacaaatacatttgatttgctaCGGATCGGTAAAAGGGTCTAACATTGCCATGTTGCTCCATGATGTTGTTTGCTATGGGGAAAGCTCAGAAGCCGTTTGTAAACAAACAATGGATATTTCACTCCCCCTTTTCGTAGAATTAGTTGTCTTTTTATAATGGAAGATTATATTACTGCATAAAATATCCCATGAGAATGCCTGAACAAAAAATTGCTTGCTAACATATCTTGCTTGTTTTCAGATGAGACCACTAGTGCTGCCTCAACCACCACAGCTGGGCCCAAGACACCGGTTACACCTCCTATCCCAACTTTTTAAAATAGTTATCTTTCTAACCATTTAAACCTGATGTAAAACTCTTAACTGTGCTAGATACATCATGGTTAAATAAATTCTCCCCAAAAATTGATCAAACCAAAAAAG is a window from the Oncorhynchus clarkii lewisi isolate Uvic-CL-2024 chromosome 14, UVic_Ocla_1.0, whole genome shotgun sequence genome containing:
- the LOC139366145 gene encoding receptor expression-enhancing protein 2-like, producing the protein MVSWIISRMVVLAFGTLYPAYSSYKAVKTKNVKEYVKWMMYWIVFALFTTVETLTDLFMSWFPFYFELKIAFVIWLLSPYTKGSSVLYRKFVHPTLSNKEKEIDEYITQAKDRSYETMMRFGKRGLNLAATAAVTAASKGQGVLSEKLRSFSMQDLTLINDGEELGLRSSDPRMRRDAMDDTVTGSSTLSNTLPRAKATRQTRSSMVPHLDESSQHSSDQSDTRSITTEHSDEDVVEKAPVKRTASVRATKKPVAAKTESTTTTKTVKKMPKKKTATTAIASNNGESQ